TGACCACATGGGTGGTGGCTGGCGGGATGGCTCCGGTGCTGCGCAGCGTGTAAGTGAGCCCGGCTTTGCGCACGATGGCTTTGGCGTCATCAAAGCGGTCAGGGTGGCGTGGCACCAGTATCAACAGCAGATTAGGAAACGTTTTAAGCAACTCGGCGTGGGCCTGCACGATGATGCTCTCTTCCCCTTCGTGGGTGCTGGCGGCAATCCACACCGGGCGCTGTGATGCCCACTGGCGACGCAGCGTCACCGCGCGGGCGGCCAGTTCCGGGGTGACGGAAATATCGAATTTCAGGCTACCGGTGACATTTAACTGGCTGCGTTTTAGCCCAAGCTCGATGAAGCGCTCACCATCTTCGGCGTTTTGTACTGCAATGAGCGTAATGCGGCGCAGCAGCGCAGACATAAAGCGGCCGAGCTTGCGATATCCCCTGGATGAACGTTCCGACAGGCGGGCATTGGCGATAATTAATGGCGTCTGACGTTGATGCAGTGCACTGATAAGATTCGGCCATAGCTCGGTTTCCATAATGATAACCAGGCGTGGCTGTACGTGGTCGAGAAAGCGCGTCATGGCACCCGGCAGGTCATAGGGCAGGTAGACGTGGTAGACATCTTTACCAAAGGCTGACAGCGCCCGTTCTGAGCCTGTTGGTGTCATGGTGGTGACGGTAATCGGCAGAGACGGATAACGGTGGCGCAGCGCGCGTACCAGCGGCACGGCCGCCAGCGTTTCGCCCACGGAAACCGAGTGCAGCAGGATGCCGTCAGGCTTCACCTGACTTTTATAGAAACCGTAGCGTTCACCCCAGCGTTTGCGGTAAGCCGGAATTTTTCGTCCCCGTAGCCACAGGCGCAGCCAGATAAGTGGCTGAATGATATAAAACAAAAAGGTATACAGAGTTTGTAACATAGTCATTGATATTGTATTCGTCGTAGAGAATTATGCATTTTCTTTCATGTCGTCAACGGTGCGTGGCACGCGTTGCGTAAGTAGAGACGCAGTATGAGCCGCTGGCCGCCGTGCGGGTTTACAGGGAGTGGCTCAACGTGACTCAGCCAGTGCCAGATAGCGCGCACAGATCGTCTCAAGACGATAGCGATCGAGTTGCTCTGCGGCGATCGGTGGCGGTGACTGCAATACTGACAGCATCGTCTGCGCCAGATCGCGTTCATTCAGGTTCGACAAGCCGCGTGCCAGATCGCCGGTCAGGATCTCCTCTGGCCCGCCGGGGCAGCGCGTGCTGACCACCGGTGTACCGCAGAACAGGCTTTCGACCAGGACATTGCCAAAACCTTCGCTGTCTGAGCTGAGTACCAGCAGGCGCGCATGGCGGATATAAGGGTAAGGATTGTCGCAAAAGCCGTGAAAGATAACCCGGTCAGCAACGCCGAGCGTTTCGGCAAGCTGTTGTAGCTGCCGGGTATATTCGCTGGCCCCCTTGCCTAACAGCAGTAACGGTAGCGTGATGCCGCTCAGGGCATACGCTTGCAACAGGCGATCGTGACGTTTATGCGGATGCAGACGCCCGACGTGAATCAGGTACGCTTTGCCCGCCATCTCACAGGGTTGTGCAGCCAGTTCGGCAATCCGGTCAAAATCGAACGGGTTATTGATAACCTCGGCACGGGCAGGCGAAACCTGAAACGCATTGCGCATGTCGCCAAGCACGGCTTGCGAGACGGCAACCAGATTGCGTTGCTGGTAAACACGCTGAATTTTCTTGCGTTTTAGCCAGCGTGAAACGCCCTGACGATGGCCAATATAAGACGGTGAAAACATACCGTGCAGACAAAACCAGACGCTGCTGCGCTTTAGCGCCGCGCAACGAGCGACGATGCGATCGGTTTTATGCAAATTAGACAGCACCAGATCGAAGTTGCCGTGGCGGGATTCCGCTGCGCGGATGGCCGTATCCAGCGCTTTTGCCCGGCGAGTCAGTTCATTTAACTTACGCCAGGGCGAGGTACAGCGATCAACAAGGGTTTGATAGGTCAGCCCCGCAGGCAGCGGATACTCCTGTACATCCCGTAATGAGAACAGCGAAACCTGATGCCGGGCGGCGATCAACCCCTGGGCGAGCGTCAGTACCACTTTTTCCGCTCCGCCACCGGGCAGGCCATCGATAACGATCAGGATCCTCATGCGTTACTCCAGTATGGTTTGGTAGAGCGAGATGAGCTTTTGCGACAGCTTTTGCGGCGACTCATCAAGGATGCGATGACGCGCAGCCGCGCCCATACTACTACCGGGGGCAGCAGATGGCAGCGCCATTATTGCCTCGGCCAGTGCGGCGATATCCAGCGCATCGCAAATATACCCGTTATTGCCCGGTTGAATAAACTCCGCGCCTCCACACGTTGTCGAAGTGATAACCGGCAGGCCGCATGCCATCGCTTCCAGAATCACATTCGGGAAGGGGTCGTAGAGCGTCGGCAATAGCAGGCCGTCGGCGGCATGATAATAAGGCTGCGGGTCTTTTTGTACACCGACGAAGCGCACCCGGGATGCACAACCGAGCGATGTGGCAAGGGCGCGGTATTTGCGTTCGGCTTTATCCTGGCCGACGACAATCAGGTAGCGGTCTGTGGTGGCCAGTGCGCGGATGGCCGCATCCAGCCCTTTGCGCTCGAAGCCGGAGCCGACAAACACCAGCACGGTGCTGTGCTCTGGCAAGGAGAGCGCGGTGCGCACCTGTTGGCGCTGTTCGGCGCTGGCTGGCAGAAAGTGCTGGCTGTCGATAGCGTTATAAATGACATGGATTTTACTGGCCGGCAGGCCAAATTCGTCCATGATCTCGCGTTTTATCATCTCCGCATTGCAGATAACCGCCTTGAGCTGCGGCGCACGGTACATCGCTGTTTCCGCCTGCATCACATAGCGGTGAAAGCGGTTAGCGAACAGCAGGTTGCTACGCCAGCCCGGTAAGAGCCGTGCGCGCTGCTGTAACCAGCGATGGTGCACGCCATCACCGGCCCGGTAGATATCACAACCGGCGATACGCTCATGGCTTTGCACCACGTCAAAATGCTGCTGTTGCCACAGGGTTCGCGCCGCGTTGGCGAAACCACGCTCGCGGCTAATACGCCCCCAGTAACCGGGATTGCAGATATGTAGCTGCCAGTCGGCCTTTCTGTTGCCCTGCCATTCTCGCGTAATCACGTTCAATTGCAGATTTTCGGTGGTCAGCGCTTCCAGCGCCCGTCCGACGAACCGTTCTGCGCCACCATCGGGGCGGTATTTTTGCCGAACTATCGCAATGCGTAGTGGTGTCACAATAAGTGTCTCCTGGCGGCGGCAATCACATCCTCTGCGGGAATAAGATCCAGATAGCGCTGCTCGGTGTTGGTATCAATATCATCAGGATCGGGCAAGTCGCCATAGTGGCCTGCCCAGATAACCTCACCGCTCGCCTGCCAGGGGTGCCAGAACGTTAACTTTGAGGGGCCGAACAGGGCAATGCAGGGCGTGTGTAGCGCGGCGGCCATGTGCATTGGCACCGAGTCTACACCGAGAAATAGCGCGGCGTGGTCAATGAGTGCGGCCAACTGGCGTAGCGTTAACTGGCCAGAGAGCGAAATAACACGCTCTTTGGGCGAATGCGCCATGATCTGCGCCACCATGCGCTGCTCGCTGGCCTCCGGCCCAGAGGTTAGCACGACCTGATAGCCCTCCTGATGCAGGGCACCGATCACCTCGGCCCATTTTATCTCATCCCAGCATTTGAATAACCAGCGTGACGTGGGCTGCACCACAATATAGCGCTCACCCACCTGTTGCTGTTGCAGGCGTAACTGAGTGTATTGCCAGTCTGACGGGGTATAACACATCGACACCTGTGTACTGAGGGTGGCGAGGTGCAAGGGAGTCAGGATAGATAAATTTTGTTCGACCGTGTGCTGCGTGGCATGGCCGTCAGTCTCTACCAACTGGGTATGACTGCGACGCCAGACAAGGTGCTGACGTTTAGGAAAATTGAACCCGAGCCTGACAGGTGCCTTGGTCAGGCCGGTAATCAATGCGCTACGCCACTGATCGGCCAGATTCACCACCATGTCATAGCCTTGTTTCTTAATGTCTTTGAGCAGGCGGTATTCGTGGGTCAGTTGCGCGGCGATGCCCTGTTTCTTCCACTGACGATCAATCGTTATCAGCCGGTTAATCCGTGGGTTGGCTGCCAGCATATCTTGCGTTTCCAGATACATGAGCACGTCTATCCGGGCATTCGGATAGCATTCACTCAATGTATTGATAACAGGAGTAATCAGCAACATGTCGCCATGATGGCGCAATTTAATCAGCAAAATACGCTGGATCGCGGTGGTTGCGACGTTATGATTCATCAGCGACGGCTCTCATTGCAAGCAGGCCGTGATTTTAAATGACATCGTCATGAGTGGCTACTGTTGTTCGCGCAGGCGAACCGGTTATGCCCGCTTTAGCCGGTCATCCCGCCTCGCTAAGGCTGATATTTGCGGTTTACGGCGTGAAGGCTGCTTGCGTAACATAGGCTTCCCGATTATCAGGTGAATATTTCCATGAGCAAACCCGCGTTTATCATTACGATTGATACGGAAGGCGACAACCTTTGGCAGAATGACGAGCGCATTTTGACGGAAAATACCCGCTATCTGCCGCGTTTTCAGGCATTGTGTGAACAATATGGTTTCAAGCCAACCTGGCTGACCAACTATGAGATGGCCAGCGATCCTGCGTATGTTGAGTTTGCGCGTGATGTTATCGCCAGAAATCAGGGTGAGGTCGGGATGCACCTGCACGCCTGGAACAGCCCCCCGCAGTTCGCTCTGACAGACAATGACTGGCACTACAAACCCTATCTTATCGAATACCCTGAAGCGGTCATGCGCGAGAAAATTGCCTATATGACCTCGTTGCTGGAAGACACCTTCCAGATGCCGATGCGCAGCCATCGCGCCGGGCGCTGGGCCATGAATGCCGACTATGCCAGGCTACTGGTAGAGTTCGGCTATCGGGTTGACTGTTCGGTGACGCCGCGCGTGAACTGGCAAACAGCGTCCGGCGCGCCAAATGGTGAAGGCGGAACCGATTATCGCCGCTTTCCGCGTCAGGCGTATTTCATGGATATCCACCAGATTGACCAGCCGGGTGATTCCGCGCTGCTTGAAGTGCCGATGAGCATTCAATATAAGCATCACGCCATTGTTAATGGGCTCAAACAGGCTTTTGGCGCGTTGGCGGGAAAAAAACGAAGCCCATCAGTACATTGGCTGCGCCCGAAAAGAAATAATCTGGCGCAGATGAAATGGGTGGTGGAAAAGACGCTGGCTGAAGGCAGCGATTATGTCGAATTCATGCTGCATTCTTCGGAATTTATGCCCGGCGGCAGCCCGACGTTTACCAATGAAGCACAGATTGAAGCGCTCTATGACGACCTGACGGCGCTGTTTGCCTGGCTTTCAGAACGCACAGAGGGCAAAACACTTTACGAATACTACCAGAGTATCAAGGTTGCGAAAGGATGAAGAAAGGCTGGAAATTCAAAGCGGTTGATCTTTATTTGCGCCTGGTCGCCGCCAGAAAAGCGCGATTACAGCCCGCACAGCAGTTAGTGAATGAAACCGATTTTTCTCATATCGTGATTTATTCCACGACAGCCCTGGGCGATTTTATGTTCAACACACCGGCGATACGTGCGGTACGCCAGCGTTTTCCGAATGCCACCATTACGCTGGTGGTGCATAAAAAGCTCTATGAATTTGTTGCGGGTGGGCAAGACTGGCAGCACGTCGTGTGCTGGAACAGTAAGGTCAACACGGTGCCTAAGCTGGTAAAAGATATTCAGCGCATCGCACTACCCGATTTGGCGATTATCCTGCATTCGCATGATCCTTACGATTATCTCAGCGCGGTGCTCTCTGGCGCTCGCTATGTATTGCGTGATAACCATCAGGATGGCATTGAGGTCATGAATCGCTGGTTGTCTGGCTATATTATGGGTTTCCACGGGCATTTTATTCAGCGCCGCCTTGAACTGGTGGCGATGCTGGGGGCAGATACCGGGAATATTGCCATGCGCATTCCCTTTGCGCTTACGCCGGTAGTGAAAGCAGAACATCGACGAGTGATTGGTTTTCAGATGGGAGCCTCAACGCCGGAACGCTGTTGGCCGGTTGAATACTTTGCCGGTCTGGCGGTGCGTTTGTGTGAATCGGATGAGCGTATCGACATTGTGCTGATTGGTGGTGGCGACCGGGAAGTTGCGCAAGGTCAGGCGTTTTTTAACACCCTGGATAGCCGGTATCACAGCCGGGTACTCAACAAGATTGGGGCGACCACACTGAAAGAGCTCGTTGCCACCATTCAGGGGATGGATCTGTTATTAACCGGAGATACCGGGCCGCTACATCTGGCAATAGCGCTACGCGTGCCGACGGTGAGCCTGTTTGTCGGGGCGATTCCCGCTGTTACCGGGCCTTATCAAGACCCCCAATTGCACGATGTTATCTATGGCGTACAAAATAACCTCAATACGCAGGTCGATAACCGGATGAGGATTATTTCACCCGAGCAGGTAGAAGCCAAAGTCCGTGAGCGTATCAAAACGATAGATGCCTCTTAATAGGCTCAAGGCCAGTTCCGTACTGCCTTATCATTGCGTATAGCCGGATGATAAACCTCTCTCGAGCCGCTGCCTGAGAGAGGCCATTTTTAGCGGGCAAGAAAACCAAAAGCGTAACGCAGCCACCACAATGGTTTCCACCACCTGTTTTCCTGCGGCACCGGCGCTGGCCGGTGGTGGGTTTTTGTTATCTGCCAGGTAAAATTCAGAAACATCCGGCTATGACCGTAATCTTTGCCATAGGTTTCTATTTCCTGTTTTTTTCTGGCATCAATTGGCGTGTTGGCAGAAAGATCGCGCTCAAGGGTATGGTAGGATTTTTCCCGGTCAAGATTGCGCTCCGAGCAAAGGTATTTTTTCGGCAGGTAGCGCTGAACAGAGCCCTGATATTTTTGGTACTTCACGAAACGATAATCTTCCGCCCCATAATTCCCTGAAAATTCTTCATCATAGCCAAAGAAACGCATGAACCTTGCCCGTGACATGAAGAACAGGTTGGAGTGGCCTTTATAAATTTTACCGGGATTTTCTGACGCGTTGCGATAGATTTTAAAGAAGGAACGGCCTGGATTACGGCGTTCAACCATATATCTCAGCGTATTTTCATGAATAATGTGATCAAGATCGGTAACAACAAACTTGTCCGATTGTGCATACAGCACCCCGAGGTTTCTGGCACCCGCCTGATTCCACTTGATATCTTCATTGATCTTTAACCAGGTGATGTTGAGGTTAACGTCAGGAATATCATAGCTGACGGGAGAACCATCATCCACAATCACAAACTGAATCACATCCAGCAGTGCAGGGTCATACTTTTCATACTCCCGCAACAGCGAAACAACGGAATTTATATTGTTTTGGTTACAATAAAAATGAGTGATATAACTCAGTTTTATGTGAGCTTTATCTACTCTTCTGTTTTTATCTATATTTTCCATCATGAATAATTCAGCATAATTTATAATACACTAATTATATTTGTTGAAAATATCTAATGCAATGTTTTTTTATATCTATGAGAGTAACTGGAATTATGGCTTGTTCGTGCTATGGATTTAATTTTAAAAAGGTCATTAATATTATTTTTATAACCATCAATAAGTGATGGCGTTTGTTATTTTTTGGTGTGTTGTCTTTTTTATACGGACTCAGGCTGAGTTTAAACAGCCTGAGTCAGGTGGAAGAGAGTGTCTTATGCCACCTTATTATTCTGCGGGCCTTTATATGAGATAAGACTTAATAAAAGGCCACATAAGAACATATATTCTTCCATATAGTGATCAAGCAAAATGCGATCTACCGCAGAGCGGAAAAAGAAACCACCTGAAATTAATAATAAAACTATACCTATTTTTTTATTTTCTCTGAAAAAAGCATGGTAGGCTTTCTTCATCAGGACAATGTTATATATCACCCATAGTAGCATGCCAATGATACCGTACTGTAAACCGTACTCCAGAACCCCACTATGGCTGTGGCTGATATCAATTCGCGGATTATGGTATTTCTCCTGTAAACGGTAAAGAAAGGCCGTTTTACTGGTTCCCATGCCTAATGGGTGCTCAAGAATAAATGTTGTTGCCTGATGAATATAGGCCATGCGACAGGCGTTGGAGTGATTGACGGGTGTGCCATCATTGCGCTCAGGAACCGTTCTTTCCGGGCTGTTGAATATAAAACAGAAGCTGTCACTCGGTGCATTCCAGCCAACTATCATATCCCCGCTGATGCCTTTCCATCTTGGATCTTCTTTATAAGAAAACACGCCAACAGTGATGGTACTGAATATGATTAAACTCAGGAATATGGATATTTTTATGAGGTTTGCTTTTTTTATGTTTTTTATGAAAAAAACAAACCCGATAGACAATAACCCCAAAATCATACCAATAGTGCCCCAGCGTGTATTGGCGAAGATGGTGGCGATAATATTGTTAATGATAAAGAAAATCAGGGTGCTGGTGTTGATTTTTAGTAAGTGTTCTTCGTTAAAAATACGAAGAAATAAGTCGGTAAAAATAATGATACTGATTAGGTTGATTTGAAAGCTCAGTTCAAGGCGGGATGGGAATATATACGTATCTCCCCAGGGGATACTACCTGTCTTGAAGGATAAATATGCTATGGATAGGTTGTGAATAAATATTGGAGCCCAAAAGCTGGTAATAATTGCAGTAATTATCCAGTTAATGGTTATTTTCTTAAAATAACTTAAAATCAGGGGGTAAAATAACAAGCCATAAGCAAATAACATTAGCGGGCGTAACCATTGGCTTTGCCATGCACTGAGCATCTCTTTATGAGAGGGTGAAAACAGAAGACCACAACCAAGTGTGATAACCGTCATAGCCGCCAATATCCATATGACACTTTTTATTTTTTTAATATCTATACACGCTAAAAGGTTTTTATCTTTTGACAGATAGACCATGGCAATAAAAAATACAGAATAGATTAAAAAATTTCTGTGAAATGGAAGTATCTGACTTGGACTAGCCCAAAAAGCACACAACAACAAGGTCATTGCCAATAATAATGATATTGCGGTTCTTTTTTGAAATATCAACATGCTTTTTCCAGGTGCCTTGCTTCAATTCATTGATTCAATGCAGTTTCGTCTATCATTTAAGGCCCCTGACGTCCGTTAACTGCTGTCATACAACGCCGCTAATCCTTATCACTATTAAGGATTAGCGTTTTATATCATTCTCTGTGAGCTGCCTGAATACATTTTCGGCGGAAATACTGTCCATCTTATTGTTACAAGATATCACCGCCGTTTGGTTTTTCCCGTAGCCGCCAATCAGTCCAGGGTCGGTCGGGCCATATAAGGTGATATTGGGCCTATCAAGTGCCGCCGTCAGGTGACTTAAACCGGTATCCACCGATACCACGACCTGCGCGCCCGCCAGCACGGCGGCAACCTGCTCCAGCGTGAGCTTTGGCAGCACCTCGACATGCGCAAAGCCTTCGGCAAGACGCTGTGCCCGTTGATGTTCATGTTCTGCTCCCCAGGGCAGCAGAATACGCAGCCCGGTTGGCGCTGTCAGGGCTATCAGTTCACGCCAGTGGGTTTCCGGCCAGTGTTTTTCATCACGCGTGGTCGCGTGCAGGAACACCAGATAGGGTGATGTATCGGCAACCGACGTTGAGAGAAAGCGTGCGGCAATCGCATAGTCGCCTTGCTCTGCCGGTTTGCGGTAATTGAGACTCATGGCAAACAGCGCGCGAATACGCTCTACGGCATGTTGCTGGCGCGCGACCGGGTGGCGGTATTGATAGAACCAGCTTGCCAGCGGTTCACGCGCACTTTTCCAGTCAAGGCCGTGCTTGTTGCCATGGGCCAGTCGTGTCACCAGCAAGGCGCTTTTCAGTAATCCCTGCGCGTCTATGACTGCGTCATAGCGCTTTTCCCGCAGGCGCTGTTTAAACGCCGCGCGTTCAGCACGAACCGGCGCACTAAACCAGTTTTTACGCCAGCGGCGAATGGCGACGGGAATGACGCGGTCAACTGCCGGATGCCAGCCGGGTATCTGGGCAAAGCCCTCTTCCACTACCCAGTCAAATTCAATGCCATGAATCACCTGCATTGCATCGGTCAATGCCGGTAGGGTGTGCAGCACATCGCCCATGGATGAGGTTTTAACAATCAGCACCCTCATGCTGGCGCCCCCTGAACAGCAATATGGCGTGACAGGGCTTCGAGTACCTGCTGTGGCTGAATGTCGATCAGGCTTTGATGGTAGCCCTGCTCGGCGTCCCCTTTACGTACCCGATGATAGCCGCTAATTAAGCGAATCACCTCGGCCTGCTGAGACAGTGGCGGTGTGAAGTCCGGGCTGCTGGGGCCATACAGCGCCACCAGCGGGCGGTTGAGCGCAGCGGCGACGTGCATCAGGCCCGAGTCATTACTGACTACCGCCTGACAAGCGGCGATCAGGACGACGGCTTGATCCAGCGAGGTCTGGCCTGCCAGATTTAAGCAGTATCCTTTCGCCTCGTGACTGAGCGTGGCGCAGATATCTTCCCCGGCCTGCCGGTCATTTGCAGAACCGAATAGCACTACCTGATAGCCGTTATCTATCAGTGATTGCGCCAGTGCGCCGTAATGATAGTGAGGCCAGCGTTTCGCCGGGCCGAATTCGGCTCCGGGGCAAAAACCAATAATGGGTCTCTGCCCGGCGAGCGGAAATGCGGCCAGTGCGGTAGCTTTTTCGGCTTCGCTGACGCTCAGTTGCGGTAAGTGTAGCGGCTGCGGCAGGTCGCTGGCGCTATGTATCCGATCGCGGCCATAGGCCAGCGCGACATAGCGTTGCACCATTAACGGGAAGGCGGCTTTATCAAGCACCCGCACGTCGTTCAGTAAGCCGTAGCGCATTTCGCCGCGCCAGCCGGTGCGCTGAGGGATGCGGGCAAAAAACGGCACCAGTGCGGATTTAAACGAATT
This sequence is a window from Dickeya aquatica. Protein-coding genes within it:
- the waaA gene encoding lipid IV(A) 3-deoxy-D-manno-octulosonic acid transferase, which encodes MLQTLYTFLFYIIQPLIWLRLWLRGRKIPAYRKRWGERYGFYKSQVKPDGILLHSVSVGETLAAVPLVRALRHRYPSLPITVTTMTPTGSERALSAFGKDVYHVYLPYDLPGAMTRFLDHVQPRLVIIMETELWPNLISALHQRQTPLIIANARLSERSSRGYRKLGRFMSALLRRITLIAVQNAEDGERFIELGLKRSQLNVTGSLKFDISVTPELAARAVTLRRQWASQRPVWIAASTHEGEESIIVQAHAELLKTFPNLLLILVPRHPDRFDDAKAIVRKAGLTYTLRSTGAIPPATTHVVIGDTMGELMLLYGIADLAFVGGSLIDRGGHNPLEPAAHAIPVLMGPHTFNFKDICARLQAADGLITVSDSASLIKQVMTLLSDDDYRRYHGHHAVDVLHKNQGALQSLLTLLEPYLPPRSQ
- a CDS encoding glycosyltransferase — translated: MRILIVIDGLPGGGAEKVVLTLAQGLIAARHQVSLFSLRDVQEYPLPAGLTYQTLVDRCTSPWRKLNELTRRAKALDTAIRAAESRHGNFDLVLSNLHKTDRIVARCAALKRSSVWFCLHGMFSPSYIGHRQGVSRWLKRKKIQRVYQQRNLVAVSQAVLGDMRNAFQVSPARAEVINNPFDFDRIAELAAQPCEMAGKAYLIHVGRLHPHKRHDRLLQAYALSGITLPLLLLGKGASEYTRQLQQLAETLGVADRVIFHGFCDNPYPYIRHARLLVLSSDSEGFGNVLVESLFCGTPVVSTRCPGGPEEILTGDLARGLSNLNERDLAQTMLSVLQSPPPIAAEQLDRYRLETICARYLALAESR
- a CDS encoding glycosyltransferase family 4 protein, whose translation is MTPLRIAIVRQKYRPDGGAERFVGRALEALTTENLQLNVITREWQGNRKADWQLHICNPGYWGRISRERGFANAARTLWQQQHFDVVQSHERIAGCDIYRAGDGVHHRWLQQRARLLPGWRSNLLFANRFHRYVMQAETAMYRAPQLKAVICNAEMIKREIMDEFGLPASKIHVIYNAIDSQHFLPASAEQRQQVRTALSLPEHSTVLVFVGSGFERKGLDAAIRALATTDRYLIVVGQDKAERKYRALATSLGCASRVRFVGVQKDPQPYYHAADGLLLPTLYDPFPNVILEAMACGLPVITSTTCGGAEFIQPGNNGYICDALDIAALAEAIMALPSAAPGSSMGAAARHRILDESPQKLSQKLISLYQTILE
- the rfaQ gene encoding putative lipopolysaccharide heptosyltransferase III, with protein sequence MNHNVATTAIQRILLIKLRHHGDMLLITPVINTLSECYPNARIDVLMYLETQDMLAANPRINRLITIDRQWKKQGIAAQLTHEYRLLKDIKKQGYDMVVNLADQWRSALITGLTKAPVRLGFNFPKRQHLVWRRSHTQLVETDGHATQHTVEQNLSILTPLHLATLSTQVSMCYTPSDWQYTQLRLQQQQVGERYIVVQPTSRWLFKCWDEIKWAEVIGALHQEGYQVVLTSGPEASEQRMVAQIMAHSPKERVISLSGQLTLRQLAALIDHAALFLGVDSVPMHMAAALHTPCIALFGPSKLTFWHPWQASGEVIWAGHYGDLPDPDDIDTNTEQRYLDLIPAEDVIAAARRHLL
- a CDS encoding polysaccharide deacetylase family protein; this encodes MSKPAFIITIDTEGDNLWQNDERILTENTRYLPRFQALCEQYGFKPTWLTNYEMASDPAYVEFARDVIARNQGEVGMHLHAWNSPPQFALTDNDWHYKPYLIEYPEAVMREKIAYMTSLLEDTFQMPMRSHRAGRWAMNADYARLLVEFGYRVDCSVTPRVNWQTASGAPNGEGGTDYRRFPRQAYFMDIHQIDQPGDSALLEVPMSIQYKHHAIVNGLKQAFGALAGKKRSPSVHWLRPKRNNLAQMKWVVEKTLAEGSDYVEFMLHSSEFMPGGSPTFTNEAQIEALYDDLTALFAWLSERTEGKTLYEYYQSIKVAKG
- a CDS encoding glycosyltransferase family 9 protein, with protein sequence MKKGWKFKAVDLYLRLVAARKARLQPAQQLVNETDFSHIVIYSTTALGDFMFNTPAIRAVRQRFPNATITLVVHKKLYEFVAGGQDWQHVVCWNSKVNTVPKLVKDIQRIALPDLAIILHSHDPYDYLSAVLSGARYVLRDNHQDGIEVMNRWLSGYIMGFHGHFIQRRLELVAMLGADTGNIAMRIPFALTPVVKAEHRRVIGFQMGASTPERCWPVEYFAGLAVRLCESDERIDIVLIGGGDREVAQGQAFFNTLDSRYHSRVLNKIGATTLKELVATIQGMDLLLTGDTGPLHLAIALRVPTVSLFVGAIPAVTGPYQDPQLHDVIYGVQNNLNTQVDNRMRIISPEQVEAKVRERIKTIDAS
- a CDS encoding glycosyltransferase family A protein, translated to MENIDKNRRVDKAHIKLSYITHFYCNQNNINSVVSLLREYEKYDPALLDVIQFVIVDDGSPVSYDIPDVNLNITWLKINEDIKWNQAGARNLGVLYAQSDKFVVTDLDHIIHENTLRYMVERRNPGRSFFKIYRNASENPGKIYKGHSNLFFMSRARFMRFFGYDEEFSGNYGAEDYRFVKYQKYQGSVQRYLPKKYLCSERNLDREKSYHTLERDLSANTPIDARKKQEIETYGKDYGHSRMFLNFTWQITKTHHRPAPVPQENRWWKPLWWLRYAFGFLAR
- a CDS encoding O-antigen ligase family protein, which encodes MLIFQKRTAISLLLAMTLLLCAFWASPSQILPFHRNFLIYSVFFIAMVYLSKDKNLLACIDIKKIKSVIWILAAMTVITLGCGLLFSPSHKEMLSAWQSQWLRPLMLFAYGLLFYPLILSYFKKITINWIITAIITSFWAPIFIHNLSIAYLSFKTGSIPWGDTYIFPSRLELSFQINLISIIIFTDLFLRIFNEEHLLKINTSTLIFFIINNIIATIFANTRWGTIGMILGLLSIGFVFFIKNIKKANLIKISIFLSLIIFSTITVGVFSYKEDPRWKGISGDMIVGWNAPSDSFCFIFNSPERTVPERNDGTPVNHSNACRMAYIHQATTFILEHPLGMGTSKTAFLYRLQEKYHNPRIDISHSHSGVLEYGLQYGIIGMLLWVIYNIVLMKKAYHAFFRENKKIGIVLLLISGGFFFRSAVDRILLDHYMEEYMFLCGLLLSLISYKGPQNNKVA
- the rfaC gene encoding lipopolysaccharide heptosyltransferase RfaC: MRVLIVKTSSMGDVLHTLPALTDAMQVIHGIEFDWVVEEGFAQIPGWHPAVDRVIPVAIRRWRKNWFSAPVRAERAAFKQRLREKRYDAVIDAQGLLKSALLVTRLAHGNKHGLDWKSAREPLASWFYQYRHPVARQQHAVERIRALFAMSLNYRKPAEQGDYAIAARFLSTSVADTSPYLVFLHATTRDEKHWPETHWRELIALTAPTGLRILLPWGAEHEHQRAQRLAEGFAHVEVLPKLTLEQVAAVLAGAQVVVSVDTGLSHLTAALDRPNITLYGPTDPGLIGGYGKNQTAVISCNNKMDSISAENVFRQLTENDIKR
- the rfaF gene encoding ADP-heptose--LPS heptosyltransferase RfaF translates to MKILVIGPSWVGDMMMSHSLYRTLNAQYPQASIDVMAPAWCRPLLARMPEVNQALAMPLGHGALALGERRRLGMGLREQHYDRAYVLPNSFKSALVPFFARIPQRTGWRGEMRYGLLNDVRVLDKAAFPLMVQRYVALAYGRDRIHSASDLPQPLHLPQLSVSEAEKATALAAFPLAGQRPIIGFCPGAEFGPAKRWPHYHYGALAQSLIDNGYQVVLFGSANDRQAGEDICATLSHEAKGYCLNLAGQTSLDQAVVLIAACQAVVSNDSGLMHVAAALNRPLVALYGPSSPDFTPPLSQQAEVIRLISGYHRVRKGDAEQGYHQSLIDIQPQQVLEALSRHIAVQGAPA